The Shinella zoogloeoides genome includes a region encoding these proteins:
- a CDS encoding pyridoxal phosphate-dependent decarboxylase family protein: MDSEEFRQWSRTAADWGADYRAGLRDRPVRAQTKPGDIIRQISDAAPETGETMETIFADFERIIPDGITHWQHPRFFAYFPANAAPVSVIADYLVTAVAAQCMLWQTSPAATELETRVVDWLRKALGLPDGFSGVIQDSASTATLAAVLVMREKALGWKGNSEGLAAHGAVRVYASGQVHTSIDRAIWIAGIGEANLVRIPTKGALNGMDPQALDAAIRADLAAGHIPAGVIACTGGTSIGACDPIAEVAAVVKAHGLYLHVDAAWAGSAMICPEFRTLWEGIEAADSIVFNPHKWLGANFDCSVQFIRSPEDQVRTLAIQPEYLKTHGHDGIVNYSEWSVPLGRRFRALKLWFLMRYHGLEGLRAMIRNHVEWSAELAARLAAEADFEIVSQPVLSLFSFRHKGAGDADRHNIALVNAINDDGRIYFTQTRVDGRIAIRFQAGQFEMTRDDADTAFKVITEVARALP; the protein is encoded by the coding sequence ATGGACAGCGAAGAATTCCGCCAATGGTCGCGAACCGCCGCCGACTGGGGCGCCGACTACCGTGCAGGGCTGCGCGACCGACCCGTGCGGGCGCAGACGAAACCCGGCGACATCATCCGGCAGATTTCCGATGCCGCCCCGGAAACCGGCGAGACGATGGAGACCATCTTCGCCGATTTCGAGCGCATCATCCCCGATGGCATCACCCATTGGCAGCATCCGCGCTTCTTCGCCTATTTCCCGGCCAATGCCGCGCCGGTCTCGGTGATCGCCGATTACCTAGTCACCGCCGTCGCCGCGCAGTGCATGCTCTGGCAGACTTCGCCGGCGGCGACGGAGCTGGAAACGCGCGTCGTCGACTGGCTGCGCAAGGCGCTCGGCCTGCCGGACGGCTTTTCCGGCGTCATCCAGGATTCCGCCTCCACCGCGACGCTCGCCGCCGTGCTGGTGATGCGGGAAAAGGCGCTCGGCTGGAAGGGCAACAGCGAGGGGCTGGCGGCGCACGGCGCCGTTCGCGTCTATGCCTCCGGGCAGGTGCATACCTCCATCGACCGGGCGATCTGGATTGCCGGCATCGGGGAAGCGAACCTCGTGCGCATTCCCACCAAGGGAGCGCTGAACGGCATGGACCCGCAAGCGCTGGACGCCGCGATCAGGGCGGACCTTGCGGCCGGCCACATTCCCGCTGGTGTCATCGCCTGTACCGGTGGAACCTCCATCGGCGCCTGCGATCCCATCGCCGAGGTCGCGGCGGTGGTGAAGGCGCATGGCCTCTACCTCCATGTCGATGCCGCCTGGGCGGGCTCGGCCATGATCTGCCCGGAATTCCGTACCCTCTGGGAGGGCATAGAGGCGGCCGATTCCATCGTCTTCAACCCGCATAAATGGCTCGGCGCCAATTTCGACTGCTCGGTGCAGTTCATCCGCAGCCCCGAGGATCAGGTGCGCACCCTGGCCATCCAGCCGGAATATCTGAAAACCCACGGCCACGACGGCATCGTCAACTATTCCGAATGGTCCGTGCCGCTCGGCCGCCGCTTCCGCGCGCTGAAGCTCTGGTTCCTGATGCGCTACCACGGGCTGGAAGGGCTGCGCGCGATGATCCGCAACCATGTCGAATGGTCGGCGGAGCTCGCGGCGCGGCTTGCCGCCGAGGCCGATTTCGAGATCGTCAGCCAGCCGGTCCTGTCGCTTTTCTCCTTCCGCCACAAGGGCGCGGGAGACGCCGACCGGCACAACATCGCCCTCGTCAACGCCATCAACGACGACGGCCGCATCTATTTCACGCAGACCCGCGTCGACGGGCGCATCGCCATCCGCTTCCAGGCGGGCCAGTTCGAGATGACGCGCGACGACGCCGATACGGCCTTCAAGGTGATAACCGAGGTCGCCCGCGCATTGCCGTAG
- a CDS encoding Lrp/AsnC family transcriptional regulator — protein sequence MTALDAIDRNILRLLRLDARMSNARLAAEVGLSPSACLRRIKLMEQAGVIRGYTALVDASNAESTIAVIINITLERQTEDHLDRFEAAVRKHPEIRECFLMTGGSDYLLRVEVANAGEFERIHKEILSAMPGVSRIHSSFAIRNVLATKPRGRTKRA from the coding sequence ATGACCGCTCTCGACGCCATAGACCGCAACATCCTGCGCCTTCTGCGCCTCGATGCACGCATGAGCAATGCGCGGCTGGCGGCCGAGGTGGGCCTGTCTCCCTCGGCCTGTCTCAGGCGTATCAAACTGATGGAACAGGCGGGCGTCATACGCGGCTATACCGCGCTGGTGGATGCCTCGAATGCGGAATCGACCATCGCCGTCATCATCAACATCACGCTGGAACGCCAGACGGAGGACCACCTCGACCGCTTCGAGGCGGCCGTGCGAAAACACCCGGAAATCCGCGAATGCTTCCTGATGACGGGCGGCTCGGATTACCTGCTGCGCGTCGAGGTCGCCAATGCCGGCGAATTCGAGCGCATCCACAAGGAAATCCTCTCGGCGATGCCCGGCGTCTCGCGGATCCATTCGAGCTTCGCGATCCGCAACGTGCTGGCGACGAAGCCGCGGGGACGGACGAAGCGCGCCTGA
- the alr gene encoding alanine racemase, with amino-acid sequence MDGVTRTDRQSEAAGAGGASGYLTIDLAALARNYERLCAEVAPARAAAVVKADAYGLGAARVAERLYAHGCRDFFVAQFVEALALRPLLAADATVFVLNGLQPGNEFPAARDGIVPVINSLEQWRQWADAARMLARRLPAVLQFDTGMSRLGVPPEERAALAELVKSEGGIDILFVMSHLASADDADSDQNAGQLAEMERVTADFPQFLVCFANSGGVFLGKTYHGVLARPGIALYGGAPTAGRANPMEPVVRLDIAVVQTRTVPAGTRIGYSGTHVTTGSTRLATIAAGYADGMLRSLSDRGAVFCDGVRLPIVGRVSMDSITIDVSALPEGRLKLGSLVEVLGSHQTLEDVARDAGTIAYEILTSLGHRYERQYR; translated from the coding sequence ATGGACGGCGTGACGAGAACAGACAGGCAGAGCGAAGCGGCCGGCGCCGGTGGCGCATCGGGCTACCTGACCATCGATCTGGCGGCCCTTGCCCGCAACTATGAACGGCTCTGTGCCGAGGTCGCGCCGGCACGTGCCGCGGCCGTCGTCAAGGCCGATGCCTATGGGCTCGGCGCCGCCCGGGTCGCCGAAAGGCTCTATGCCCATGGCTGCCGCGATTTCTTCGTCGCGCAATTCGTCGAGGCCCTCGCCCTGCGTCCGCTGCTTGCCGCCGACGCGACCGTCTTCGTGTTGAACGGCCTCCAGCCCGGCAATGAATTCCCCGCCGCGCGGGACGGTATCGTGCCGGTCATCAACTCGCTGGAGCAGTGGCGGCAATGGGCGGATGCCGCCCGGATGCTCGCCCGCAGGCTGCCGGCGGTCCTGCAATTCGACACCGGCATGTCGCGCCTCGGCGTGCCGCCGGAAGAGCGGGCCGCCCTTGCCGAACTGGTGAAGTCTGAAGGCGGGATCGACATTCTCTTCGTCATGAGCCACCTTGCCTCCGCCGACGATGCGGACAGCGACCAGAACGCCGGTCAGCTTGCCGAGATGGAGCGCGTTACGGCGGACTTCCCGCAGTTTCTCGTCTGCTTTGCCAATTCCGGCGGCGTCTTCCTCGGCAAGACCTATCACGGCGTGCTCGCCCGTCCCGGCATCGCGCTTTACGGCGGCGCGCCGACGGCAGGACGCGCCAACCCCATGGAGCCCGTCGTGCGTCTCGACATCGCCGTGGTGCAGACGCGCACCGTGCCCGCCGGCACGCGCATCGGCTACAGCGGCACGCATGTCACGACCGGCTCCACCCGCCTTGCCACCATCGCGGCCGGCTATGCCGACGGCATGCTGCGCAGCCTTTCGGACCGCGGCGCCGTCTTCTGCGATGGCGTTCGCCTGCCCATCGTCGGCCGCGTCTCGATGGACAGCATCACCATCGACGTCTCCGCCCTGCCGGAAGGACGCCTCAAGCTCGGCAGCCTCGTGGAAGTGCTTGGCTCGCACCAGACGCTGGAGGACGTGGCGCGCGATGCTGGCACCATTGCCTACGAGATCCTGACCAGCCTCGGCCACCGATACGAGCGGCAATACCGCTAG
- a CDS encoding D-amino acid dehydrogenase, translated as MKVIVLGAGIVGVTSAYQLAKAGHEVTVVDRQPGPALETSFANAGEVSFGYCSPWAAPGIPMKALKWLFMEHAPLILRPKVDGAMLSWMVKMLRNCTSGRYAINKSRMLRLADYSRISIAALREETGIAYDERMQGTLQLFRTQAQLDASAKDVKALAADGIPYEVLDPEGCIRVEPALRHVREKIVGGLLTPKDETGDCFKFSNALAAKAEALGVRFNYGSIIRGLDVEGGRVRGVITAHGRLEADAVVVALGSFSPLLVKPHDIHLPVYPVKGYSLTIPIVDASRAPESTVMDETFKIAITRLGDRIRVGGMAEISGYTNDLGEPRRLTLQHSVTDLFPGGDISKASFWSGLRPMTPDGTPVIGPTKIAGLFLNTGHGTLGWTMSSGSARVIADLVSGKKPDIDATDLAIARYA; from the coding sequence ATGAAAGTCATCGTTCTCGGCGCCGGCATCGTCGGCGTCACGTCGGCCTACCAGCTTGCCAAGGCGGGGCATGAGGTCACGGTCGTCGACCGCCAGCCCGGCCCGGCGCTGGAGACCAGTTTCGCCAATGCCGGCGAGGTCTCCTTCGGCTATTGCTCGCCCTGGGCCGCGCCCGGCATTCCGATGAAGGCGCTGAAATGGCTGTTCATGGAACACGCACCGCTGATTCTTCGCCCGAAGGTCGATGGCGCCATGCTGTCCTGGATGGTGAAGATGCTCCGCAACTGCACCTCCGGCCGCTACGCCATCAACAAGAGCCGCATGCTGCGCCTTGCCGACTACAGCCGCATCTCCATCGCCGCGCTGCGCGAGGAAACGGGCATCGCCTATGACGAGCGCATGCAGGGCACCTTGCAGCTCTTCCGTACCCAGGCGCAGCTCGACGCCTCGGCCAAGGACGTCAAGGCGCTCGCCGCCGACGGCATTCCCTATGAAGTGCTCGATCCCGAGGGCTGCATCCGCGTCGAGCCGGCGCTGAGGCACGTGCGCGAGAAGATCGTCGGTGGCCTGCTGACGCCCAAGGACGAGACCGGCGACTGCTTCAAGTTCTCCAATGCGCTGGCCGCGAAGGCCGAGGCGCTTGGCGTGCGCTTCAACTATGGCAGCATCATCCGCGGGCTCGATGTGGAGGGCGGCCGTGTGCGTGGCGTCATCACCGCACATGGCAGGCTGGAGGCCGACGCCGTCGTCGTGGCGCTCGGCAGCTTCTCGCCGCTCCTCGTCAAGCCGCACGACATCCACCTGCCGGTCTATCCGGTCAAGGGCTACTCGCTGACGATCCCGATCGTCGATGCCTCGCGCGCGCCGGAATCGACCGTCATGGACGAGACCTTCAAGATCGCCATCACCCGCCTCGGCGACCGCATCCGCGTCGGCGGCATGGCGGAAATCTCCGGCTATACCAACGATCTTGGCGAGCCGCGCCGCCTCACGCTTCAGCACTCCGTCACCGACCTCTTCCCCGGCGGCGACATTTCCAAGGCCAGCTTCTGGTCCGGCCTGCGCCCGATGACGCCGGACGGAACGCCGGTCATCGGCCCGACGAAGATCGCCGGCCTCTTCCTCAATACCGGCCACGGCACGCTCGGCTGGACGATGAGCTCCGGCTCCGCCCGCGTCATCGCCGACCTCGTCTCGGGCAAAAAGCCGGACATCGACGCAACGGACCTCGCGATCGCCCGCTACGCCTGA
- a CDS encoding branched-chain amino acid ABC transporter substrate-binding protein: MKSILILGTALGLVMATAARADDLTIAVAGPMTGPLATIGDQFKQGAQAAADAINGKGGVLGRQIKLQFEDDQCDPKQAVSVANRITAAGIGFVDGHACSGSSIPASAVYAENGTLMMSPASSNPVMTDDAAAKGWANIMRLYTRDDAQGAFIGPWIAQQYAGKNVAVLHDKTAYGQGVADAVRATMNEKGLKEVLAEGINPGEKDYNALVTKLKDAKVDVVYFGGYHPEAGLMLRQAAEQNYKFQLIMPDSIASPEFWQVAGPAGEGTLFVFPSDPQAKPEAKEAVEKIKSGGFKPEGFTLFSYAVIQAFAQGIERAGSDDPTKVAEALKNGQSIDTVVGTVTFDEKGDLKNASYDINRWSNGAYAPIAQ; the protein is encoded by the coding sequence ATGAAAAGCATTCTGATCCTCGGCACGGCCCTCGGCCTCGTCATGGCAACGGCCGCGCGGGCGGATGACCTGACCATCGCCGTGGCCGGCCCCATGACCGGGCCGCTCGCCACGATCGGCGACCAGTTCAAGCAGGGCGCGCAGGCTGCTGCCGACGCCATCAACGGCAAGGGCGGCGTGCTCGGCCGCCAGATCAAGCTGCAGTTCGAGGACGACCAGTGCGACCCGAAGCAGGCGGTCTCCGTGGCCAACCGCATCACGGCCGCCGGCATCGGCTTCGTCGACGGCCACGCCTGCTCGGGCTCGAGCATTCCGGCCTCCGCTGTCTATGCCGAAAACGGCACGCTGATGATGAGCCCCGCTTCCTCCAACCCGGTCATGACGGACGATGCCGCCGCCAAGGGCTGGGCCAACATCATGCGTCTCTACACCCGCGACGATGCCCAGGGCGCCTTCATCGGCCCGTGGATCGCCCAGCAATATGCCGGCAAGAACGTCGCCGTCCTGCATGACAAGACGGCCTACGGCCAGGGCGTCGCCGACGCCGTGCGCGCCACCATGAACGAGAAGGGCCTCAAGGAAGTTCTCGCCGAAGGCATCAATCCGGGCGAGAAGGACTACAATGCGCTGGTGACGAAGCTGAAGGACGCCAAGGTCGATGTCGTCTATTTCGGCGGCTATCACCCGGAAGCGGGCCTCATGCTGCGCCAGGCGGCCGAGCAGAACTACAAGTTCCAGCTCATCATGCCCGATTCCATCGCATCGCCCGAATTCTGGCAGGTCGCAGGCCCGGCCGGCGAAGGCACGCTCTTCGTCTTCCCGTCCGATCCGCAGGCCAAGCCCGAAGCGAAGGAAGCCGTCGAGAAGATCAAGTCCGGCGGCTTCAAGCCGGAAGGCTTCACGCTCTTCTCCTACGCCGTCATCCAGGCCTTTGCGCAGGGCATCGAGCGCGCCGGTTCGGACGATCCGACGAAGGTTGCCGAGGCGCTGAAGAACGGCCAGTCGATCGACACCGTCGTCGGCACCGTCACCTTCGACGAGAAGGGCGACCTGAAGAACGCCAGCTACGACATCAACCGCTGGAGCAACGGCGCCTACGCCCCGATCGCCCAGTAA
- a CDS encoding 2Fe-2S iron-sulfur cluster-binding protein → MTAWRTEGGTAIDRTRPLRFTFDGKMVDGFAGDTVASALLAGGVSVLGRSFKYHRPRGLWGAGVEEPNALVDIVGAMPNTRATQVPAADGLAVRSVNADPSAEKDRHAFLDAFSRFIPAAFYYKTFMFPDWHLFEPRIRQMAGLGTLDAGLREPSFAEQVNHHCDVLVVGAGPSGLLAARKALREGRRVVLCDDGRQVGGSLLHRAATIEGKPGAEWAADVAAELVEAGALVLAGTTAFGIYDHRLIGLSQKGADGAPDRLWRVRAGSTVLATGAIERPLPFGNNDLPGIMSAEAALVYLRRFGVVAGRKIVVATNNGLAYEAAEALAGTGAEVTVVDYRPDAPAPTGLRVLKGLTVVSASGRGTVSAVRLSNGSVLEADAVLVSGGFTPTVHLYCQAQGKLDWRDDILAFVPGRPVEGVEVVGAAAGDFGLPAELAEGATRDFGIVAAWPKPGAKERVWIDLQNDVTAKDVELAVRENFVSVEHLKRYTTLGMATDQGKTSNVNGLALMAEITGRRIPEVGTTTYRPPFTPVPLASFAGARSGTLMNPLRRLPLEREHRADGAVFREYGGWLRPAYYGEGPAEARIQAEAAAARKGIALFDGSPLGKIEVIGPDAAPFLDFIYYNTVSTLSPGRCRYGFILSEAGNIYDDGVLVRLDENRFVVSCSSSHVAGVHALLEEWRQDRFDRSRIFIHNATAEMATLTVSGREAPALIAALGLNAALDDAALPHMAVVSGAFEGAPVRIARVSFTGERSYEISVPADHAAALWSRLRREGEAYGATLLGLEALMILRAEKGYVVIGKDTDGTSRPMDFGLAAPLERKKVEFIGRRSLITEDAARADRRQFVGLEAVDGKGALPTGAHGIERASGSLRSTGYVTSSYFSPALQRPIALGLIERGLSRMGDVIELQHLKEVRHARIVAPCAFDPEGGRLHA, encoded by the coding sequence ATGACCGCTTGGCGCACTGAGGGCGGGACGGCCATCGACAGGACGCGGCCGCTGCGCTTCACCTTCGACGGCAAGATGGTGGATGGGTTTGCGGGCGATACCGTCGCCTCCGCGCTGCTGGCGGGCGGTGTTTCCGTCCTCGGCCGCAGCTTCAAGTATCACCGCCCTCGCGGCCTCTGGGGCGCCGGCGTCGAAGAACCGAACGCGCTGGTCGACATCGTCGGTGCCATGCCGAACACGCGGGCGACGCAGGTTCCGGCCGCCGATGGCCTCGCCGTGCGCAGCGTCAATGCCGATCCGAGCGCCGAGAAGGATCGCCACGCCTTCCTCGACGCCTTCTCGCGCTTCATCCCGGCGGCCTTCTACTACAAGACCTTCATGTTCCCCGACTGGCACCTGTTCGAGCCGCGTATCCGGCAGATGGCCGGCCTCGGGACGCTGGATGCCGGCTTGCGCGAGCCGTCCTTTGCCGAACAGGTCAACCATCATTGCGACGTGCTGGTGGTCGGCGCCGGGCCCTCGGGCTTGCTCGCGGCGCGCAAGGCTCTGCGGGAGGGCCGGCGGGTCGTGCTTTGCGACGACGGGCGGCAGGTGGGCGGCAGCCTTCTTCATCGCGCGGCGACCATCGAGGGCAAGCCGGGGGCGGAGTGGGCTGCGGACGTCGCAGCGGAACTCGTGGAGGCAGGCGCACTGGTGCTGGCAGGAACCACGGCTTTCGGCATCTACGACCACCGCCTCATCGGCCTCAGCCAGAAGGGCGCGGATGGTGCGCCGGACCGGCTCTGGCGGGTCCGCGCCGGGTCCACCGTGCTCGCCACCGGCGCCATCGAACGGCCGCTGCCATTCGGCAACAACGACCTGCCGGGCATCATGTCGGCGGAGGCCGCGCTCGTCTATCTCCGCCGCTTCGGCGTCGTCGCCGGGCGCAAGATCGTCGTCGCCACCAATAACGGCCTTGCCTATGAGGCGGCGGAAGCGCTGGCGGGCACCGGCGCCGAGGTCACCGTCGTCGACTATCGCCCCGATGCCCCGGCACCCACCGGGCTGCGGGTGCTGAAGGGCCTCACCGTCGTCTCTGCGAGCGGCCGCGGCACCGTCAGCGCCGTCCGGCTTTCCAATGGCAGCGTGCTGGAGGCGGATGCGGTGCTCGTTTCCGGCGGCTTCACGCCGACCGTGCATCTCTATTGCCAGGCACAGGGCAAGCTCGACTGGCGCGACGACATTCTCGCCTTCGTGCCCGGCCGGCCGGTGGAGGGCGTCGAGGTGGTCGGGGCCGCGGCCGGCGATTTCGGCCTTCCGGCGGAGCTTGCGGAGGGGGCGACCCGCGATTTCGGCATCGTCGCCGCATGGCCGAAGCCCGGGGCGAAGGAGCGGGTCTGGATCGACCTGCAGAACGACGTCACCGCCAAGGACGTGGAACTGGCCGTCCGGGAAAACTTCGTCTCCGTCGAGCACCTGAAGCGCTATACCACGCTCGGCATGGCGACCGACCAGGGCAAGACCTCGAATGTCAACGGCCTCGCGCTGATGGCCGAGATCACCGGCCGCCGTATTCCCGAAGTCGGCACGACGACCTATCGCCCGCCCTTCACGCCGGTTCCGCTCGCCTCCTTCGCGGGCGCCCGGTCCGGCACGCTCATGAACCCGCTGCGCCGCCTGCCGCTCGAAAGGGAGCACCGGGCGGATGGCGCCGTCTTCCGCGAATATGGCGGCTGGCTGCGGCCGGCCTATTATGGCGAAGGCCCCGCGGAGGCCCGCATCCAGGCCGAGGCCGCGGCGGCGCGCAAGGGCATTGCGCTCTTCGACGGCTCGCCCCTCGGCAAGATCGAGGTCATCGGCCCGGATGCCGCGCCCTTCCTCGACTTCATCTATTACAACACCGTCTCGACGCTTTCGCCCGGCCGTTGCCGCTACGGCTTCATCCTCAGCGAGGCCGGCAATATCTATGACGACGGCGTGCTGGTGCGCCTCGACGAGAACCGCTTCGTCGTCTCCTGCTCCTCCTCCCATGTGGCGGGCGTGCACGCCCTGCTGGAGGAATGGCGGCAGGACCGTTTCGACCGCAGCCGCATCTTCATCCACAATGCGACAGCGGAAATGGCAACGCTGACGGTGTCCGGCCGCGAAGCGCCGGCGCTGATCGCCGCGCTCGGCCTGAATGCGGCGCTCGACGATGCGGCCCTGCCTCATATGGCCGTCGTCTCCGGCGCGTTCGAAGGAGCCCCGGTGCGGATCGCCCGCGTCAGCTTCACCGGCGAACGGTCCTACGAGATCTCCGTTCCGGCCGACCATGCCGCCGCGCTCTGGTCGCGGCTGCGGCGGGAGGGCGAGGCTTACGGCGCGACGCTGCTCGGCCTCGAAGCGCTCATGATCCTGCGCGCGGAAAAGGGCTATGTCGTCATCGGCAAGGACACGGACGGAACGAGCCGGCCGATGGATTTCGGCCTTGCCGCGCCGCTGGAAAGAAAGAAGGTCGAGTTCATCGGCCGCCGTTCGCTGATCACCGAGGATGCCGCGCGAGCCGATCGCCGGCAGTTCGTCGGGCTCGAGGCGGTGGACGGCAAGGGCGCGCTGCCGACCGGCGCGCACGGTATCGAGCGGGCGTCGGGCAGCCTGCGCAGCACGGGCTATGTCACGTCGAGCTATTTCAGCCCCGCGCTTCAGCGGCCGATCGCGCTCGGCCTCATCGAGCGCGGCCTTTCGCGCATGGGCGACGTCATCGAATTGCAGCATCTGAAGGAGGTGCGACACGCCCGCATCGTCGCGCCCTGCGCCTTCGATCCGGAAGGAGGCCGCCTCCATGCTTGA
- a CDS encoding sarcosine oxidase subunit delta has protein sequence MQLFPCPFCGPRSETEFHFGGDAGNHRPEGFRDVTDGEWTAYLHERNNLRGAANEIWMHMTCGEVFRMERDTVHHGIARSFALTEGDGDDRLAH, from the coding sequence ATGCAGCTTTTCCCATGCCCCTTCTGCGGGCCGCGTTCCGAGACGGAATTCCACTTCGGCGGCGACGCTGGCAACCACCGCCCGGAAGGTTTTCGCGACGTTACGGATGGCGAATGGACCGCCTACCTTCATGAACGGAACAACCTGCGCGGCGCGGCAAACGAGATCTGGATGCACATGACCTGCGGCGAAGTGTTCCGCATGGAGCGCGACACGGTGCACCACGGCATTGCGCGGTCCTTCGCGCTGACGGAAGGAGACGGCGATGACCGCTTGGCGCACTGA
- a CDS encoding sarcosine oxidase subunit beta family protein: MTRHYSALSLFKEGLAGQKGWQQAWRSPQPKPRYDILIIGGGGHGLATAYYLAKVHNIRNVAVIEKGWLGGGNTGRNTTVVRSNYFFPESTALYEMALKLYEGLGRDLNYNIMLSQRGIITLAHSEAEMEMAARTVNAMQINGTDAELFGIEDVRRVLPLLDMSPDARYPVFGGVWQGRAGTARHDAVAWGYARAADRLGVDIIQSCEVEEFLIEGGRCRGVKTSRGEIRAERVGMVIAGHSSHLAAKAGFRLPITSYALQACVSEPIKPALDTVVLSPATGTYASQSDKGELVVGGGLDRVPSYGQRGNLPMLETVISGLLEMFPSFRQLRLMRQWAGIVDVTPDSSPILGESPLPGLFLNCGWGTGGFKAIPAGGTLLANLLATGKHHDVSRPFDLDRFARGRLIDEAAGSGIAH; encoded by the coding sequence ATGACGCGGCATTACTCGGCGCTTTCACTCTTCAAGGAAGGGCTTGCCGGCCAGAAAGGCTGGCAGCAGGCGTGGCGCTCGCCCCAGCCGAAGCCGCGCTACGACATCCTCATCATCGGCGGCGGCGGGCATGGGCTGGCGACGGCGTACTATCTCGCCAAGGTCCACAATATCCGCAATGTGGCAGTCATCGAGAAGGGCTGGCTCGGCGGCGGCAATACGGGGCGCAACACGACGGTCGTGCGCTCCAACTACTTCTTCCCCGAGAGCACGGCGCTCTACGAGATGGCCCTGAAGCTCTATGAAGGGCTTGGCCGCGACCTCAACTACAATATCATGCTTTCCCAGCGCGGCATTATCACGCTCGCCCACAGCGAGGCGGAGATGGAGATGGCGGCGCGCACCGTCAATGCCATGCAGATCAACGGCACGGATGCCGAGCTCTTCGGCATCGAGGACGTGCGACGCGTGCTGCCGCTGCTCGACATGTCGCCCGATGCGCGCTACCCGGTCTTCGGCGGCGTCTGGCAGGGCAGGGCCGGCACGGCGCGGCACGATGCGGTCGCCTGGGGCTATGCGCGCGCCGCCGACCGGCTGGGCGTCGATATCATCCAGTCCTGCGAGGTCGAGGAGTTCCTCATCGAGGGCGGTCGATGCCGCGGCGTGAAGACGAGCCGCGGCGAGATCCGCGCCGAGCGGGTCGGCATGGTCATCGCCGGCCATTCGTCCCACCTTGCGGCCAAGGCCGGCTTCCGCCTGCCGATCACCTCCTATGCCTTGCAGGCCTGCGTTTCCGAGCCGATCAAGCCGGCGCTCGATACGGTCGTCCTGTCGCCGGCCACCGGCACCTATGCCAGCCAGTCGGACAAGGGCGAGCTCGTCGTCGGCGGCGGGCTTGACCGCGTTCCCTCCTACGGCCAGCGCGGCAACCTGCCGATGCTGGAGACGGTGATCTCGGGGCTGCTGGAAATGTTCCCGAGCTTCCGGCAATTGCGGTTGATGCGGCAATGGGCCGGCATCGTCGACGTCACGCCGGATTCCTCGCCGATCCTGGGCGAAAGCCCGCTGCCCGGCCTCTTCCTCAATTGCGGCTGGGGGACGGGTGGCTTCAAGGCGATCCCCGCGGGCGGCACGCTGCTCGCCAATCTGCTCGCCACCGGCAAGCACCACGACGTCAGCCGCCCCTTCGATCTCGACCGCTTCGCCCGCGGACGGCTGATCGACGAGGCCGCCGGCTCCGGCATCGCGCATTAG